The following proteins are encoded in a genomic region of Ictalurus furcatus strain D&B chromosome 6, Billie_1.0, whole genome shotgun sequence:
- the ddx3xa gene encoding DEAD-box helicase 3 X-linked a isoform X3 — protein sequence MSHVAVDGLDQQLSALDLNSADGQGGGTGRRYIPPHLRNKDAGKNAGNAYSSSRQSSYTVPPVLSYSPGWDGGHNNCFVNGYHDNRMNGAGNFNRGPPRSDRGVRGSFRGNRGGGTFNQPMHNTTYSSFENKDGGWNTGLNRDAYSSFGGRSDRGKSTFLNDRGTGSRGRFERGGFSAGGGIGNSRWVEEPRDEEDWSKPTPPNERLEHELFSGSNTGINFEKYDDIPVEATGSNCPGPIDNFHDLDMGEIIMGNITLSRYTRPTPVQKHAIPIIKAKRDLMACAQTGSGKTAAFLLPVLSQIFTDGPGEALQASKTSGQENGKYGRRKQYPISLVLAPTRELALQIYDEARKFAYRSRVRPCVVYGGADIGQQIRELERGCHLLVATPGRLVDMMERGKIGLDYCNYLVLDEADRMLDMGFEPQIRRIVEQDTMPPKGARQTMMFSATFPKEIQILARDFLEEYVFLAVGRVGSTSENITQKVVWVEESDKRSFLLDLLNATVIPSEVQENAAETPARPGKDSLTLVFVETKKGADALEDFLYREGYACTSIHGDRSQRDREDALHQFRSGRCPIMVATAVAARGLDISNVKHVINFDLPSDIEEYVHRIGRTGRVGNLGLATSFYNDKNSNITKDLLDILVEAKQEVPSWLESLAFEHQHKNSTRGRSKRFSGGFGARDYRQMAGSGSSFGTRGARNPGGHGGNRGFGGNKGGFGNFVSDGYGGSYGNYAGNYTQVDWWGN from the exons ACTCTCCTGGATGGGACGGTGGTCATAACAACTGCTTTGTTAATGGATACCATGACAATCGCATGAATGGGGCCGGAAACTTTAATCGTGGTCCCCCTCGCAGTGACAGAGGTGTCCGCGGCAGCTTCCGTGGAAATAGGGGTGGTGGTACCTTCAACCAACCCATGCATAACACAA CCTACAGTAGCTTTGAAAACAAAGATGGAGGCTGGAACACAGGCTTGAACAGGGATGCGTACTCCAGCTTTGGTGGACGTTCCGACAGAGGGAAGTCTACTTTCTTAAATGATAGGGGGACAGGCTCAAGAGGAAG GTTTGAGCGTGGGGGCTTTAGCGCTGGAGGTGGAATAGGAAACAGTCGGTGGGTAGAAGAGCCCAGAGATGAAGAGGACTGGTCAAAGCCTACCCCACCCAACGAGCGTCTGGAACA CGAGCTGTTCTCTGGAAGTAACACAGGGATTAACTTTGAGAAGTATGACGACATTCCTGTGGAGGCCACTGGCAGCAACTGCCCTGGCCCTATTGATAAT TTCCATGATCTCGACATGGGGGAAATCATAATGGGTAACATAACTCTGAGCCGCTACACCCGTCCCACCCCTGTGCAGAAGCATGCCATTCCCATCATCAAGGCCAAGAGGGACCTGATGGCCTGTGCTCAGACAG GCTCTGGGAAGACTGCAGCATTTCTGCTCCCGGTGTTGAGTCAGATCTTTACCGATGGACCAGGAGAGGCCTTGCAAGCTTCTAAAACCAGTGGCCAG GAGAATGGAAAATATGGCCGCCGTAAGCAGTATCCCATCTCCTTGGTCCTGGCTCCAACCAGAGAACTTGCTCTACAGATCTACGACGAAGCCAGGAAG TTCGCATACCGCTCCAGAGTGCGCCCCTGCGTAGTGTATGGAGGGGCTGACATTGGCCAGCAGATCCGGGAACTGGAGAGGGGCTGTCACCTATTGGTGGCCACACCAGGACGTCTGGTAGACATGATGGAGCGTGGCAAGATCGGCCTGGATTATTGCAA TTACCTGGTTTTAGACGAAGCTGACCGAATGCTGGACATGGGTTTTGAACCACAAATCAGGCGTATCGTGGAGCAGGACACTATGCCACCCAAAGGCGCACGTCAAACCATGATGTTCAGTGCCACCTTTCCCAAGGAGATTCAG ATCTTGGCCCGTGACTTCCTGGAGGAGTATGTCTTCTTGGCTGTGGGCCGTGTAGGCTCCACCTCAGAGAACATTACCCAGAAGGTGGTCTGGGTTGAAGAGAGTGACAAACGCTCATTCCTGCTGGATCTGCTGAATGCCACAG TCATTCCAAGTGAGGTTCAGGAAAATGCAGCTGAAACTCCTGCGAGGCCAG GAAAAGATTCCCTCACACTGGTGTTTGTGGAGACTAAGAAGGGTGCAGATGCCCTGGAAGACTTCCTGTATCGTGAGGGCTATGCTTGTACCAGCATCCACGGTGACCGCTCTCAGAGGGATCGGGAGGATGCGCTTCACCAGTTCCGCTCGGGCCGTTGCCCCATTATGGTCGCCACAGCA GTGGCTGCCCGTGGTCTGGATATCAGCAACGTGAAGCACGTCATCAACTTTGACCTGCCCAGTGACATTGAGGAGTACGTCCATCGCATTGGACGCACAGGACGTGTGGGAAACCTTG GTTTGGCCACCTCTTTCTACAATGACAAGAACAGCAACATCACCAAGGACCTGCTGGACATCTTGGTGGAGGCAAAACAGGAGGTTCCTTCCTGGCTGGAGAGCTTGGCCTTTGAGCACCAGCACAAGAACAGCACACGAGGCCGCTCCAAGAG GTTCTCTGGAGGTTTTGGAGCCAGAGATTACCGTCAGATGGCTGGAAGTGGCAGCAGCTTTGGCACCCGTGGTGCTCGTAATCCAGGAGGCCATGGAGGCAACCGAGGTTTTGGTGGTAATAAGG GTGGCTTTGGAAATTTTGTCAGTGACGGATATGGGGGAAGTTATGGGAACTACGCAGGAAACTACACCCAAGTGGACTGGTGGGGCAACTAA
- the ddx3xa gene encoding DEAD-box helicase 3 X-linked a isoform X5, with translation MSHVAVDGLDQQLSALDLNSADGQGGGTGRRYIPPHLRNKDAGKNDSPGWDGGHNNCFVNGYHDNRMNGAGNFNRGPPRSDRGVRGSFRGNRGGGTFNQPMHNTTYSSFENKDGGWNTGLNRDAYSSFGGRSDRGKSTFLNDRGTGSRGRFERGGFSAGGGIGNSRWVEEPRDEEDWSKPTPPNERLEHELFSGSNTGINFEKYDDIPVEATGSNCPGPIDNFHDLDMGEIIMGNITLSRYTRPTPVQKHAIPIIKAKRDLMACAQTGSGKTAAFLLPVLSQIFTDGPGEALQASKTSGQENGKYGRRKQYPISLVLAPTRELALQIYDEARKFAYRSRVRPCVVYGGADIGQQIRELERGCHLLVATPGRLVDMMERGKIGLDYCNYLVLDEADRMLDMGFEPQIRRIVEQDTMPPKGARQTMMFSATFPKEIQILARDFLEEYVFLAVGRVGSTSENITQKVVWVEESDKRSFLLDLLNATVIPSEVQENAAETPARPGKDSLTLVFVETKKGADALEDFLYREGYACTSIHGDRSQRDREDALHQFRSGRCPIMVATAVAARGLDISNVKHVINFDLPSDIEEYVHRIGRTGRVGNLGLATSFYNDKNSNITKDLLDILVEAKQEVPSWLESLAFEHQHKNSTRGRSKRFSGGFGARDYRQMAGSGSSFGTRGARNPGGHGGNRGFGGNKGGFGNFVSDGYGGSYGNYAGNYTQVDWWGN, from the exons ACTCTCCTGGATGGGACGGTGGTCATAACAACTGCTTTGTTAATGGATACCATGACAATCGCATGAATGGGGCCGGAAACTTTAATCGTGGTCCCCCTCGCAGTGACAGAGGTGTCCGCGGCAGCTTCCGTGGAAATAGGGGTGGTGGTACCTTCAACCAACCCATGCATAACACAA CCTACAGTAGCTTTGAAAACAAAGATGGAGGCTGGAACACAGGCTTGAACAGGGATGCGTACTCCAGCTTTGGTGGACGTTCCGACAGAGGGAAGTCTACTTTCTTAAATGATAGGGGGACAGGCTCAAGAGGAAG GTTTGAGCGTGGGGGCTTTAGCGCTGGAGGTGGAATAGGAAACAGTCGGTGGGTAGAAGAGCCCAGAGATGAAGAGGACTGGTCAAAGCCTACCCCACCCAACGAGCGTCTGGAACA CGAGCTGTTCTCTGGAAGTAACACAGGGATTAACTTTGAGAAGTATGACGACATTCCTGTGGAGGCCACTGGCAGCAACTGCCCTGGCCCTATTGATAAT TTCCATGATCTCGACATGGGGGAAATCATAATGGGTAACATAACTCTGAGCCGCTACACCCGTCCCACCCCTGTGCAGAAGCATGCCATTCCCATCATCAAGGCCAAGAGGGACCTGATGGCCTGTGCTCAGACAG GCTCTGGGAAGACTGCAGCATTTCTGCTCCCGGTGTTGAGTCAGATCTTTACCGATGGACCAGGAGAGGCCTTGCAAGCTTCTAAAACCAGTGGCCAG GAGAATGGAAAATATGGCCGCCGTAAGCAGTATCCCATCTCCTTGGTCCTGGCTCCAACCAGAGAACTTGCTCTACAGATCTACGACGAAGCCAGGAAG TTCGCATACCGCTCCAGAGTGCGCCCCTGCGTAGTGTATGGAGGGGCTGACATTGGCCAGCAGATCCGGGAACTGGAGAGGGGCTGTCACCTATTGGTGGCCACACCAGGACGTCTGGTAGACATGATGGAGCGTGGCAAGATCGGCCTGGATTATTGCAA TTACCTGGTTTTAGACGAAGCTGACCGAATGCTGGACATGGGTTTTGAACCACAAATCAGGCGTATCGTGGAGCAGGACACTATGCCACCCAAAGGCGCACGTCAAACCATGATGTTCAGTGCCACCTTTCCCAAGGAGATTCAG ATCTTGGCCCGTGACTTCCTGGAGGAGTATGTCTTCTTGGCTGTGGGCCGTGTAGGCTCCACCTCAGAGAACATTACCCAGAAGGTGGTCTGGGTTGAAGAGAGTGACAAACGCTCATTCCTGCTGGATCTGCTGAATGCCACAG TCATTCCAAGTGAGGTTCAGGAAAATGCAGCTGAAACTCCTGCGAGGCCAG GAAAAGATTCCCTCACACTGGTGTTTGTGGAGACTAAGAAGGGTGCAGATGCCCTGGAAGACTTCCTGTATCGTGAGGGCTATGCTTGTACCAGCATCCACGGTGACCGCTCTCAGAGGGATCGGGAGGATGCGCTTCACCAGTTCCGCTCGGGCCGTTGCCCCATTATGGTCGCCACAGCA GTGGCTGCCCGTGGTCTGGATATCAGCAACGTGAAGCACGTCATCAACTTTGACCTGCCCAGTGACATTGAGGAGTACGTCCATCGCATTGGACGCACAGGACGTGTGGGAAACCTTG GTTTGGCCACCTCTTTCTACAATGACAAGAACAGCAACATCACCAAGGACCTGCTGGACATCTTGGTGGAGGCAAAACAGGAGGTTCCTTCCTGGCTGGAGAGCTTGGCCTTTGAGCACCAGCACAAGAACAGCACACGAGGCCGCTCCAAGAG GTTCTCTGGAGGTTTTGGAGCCAGAGATTACCGTCAGATGGCTGGAAGTGGCAGCAGCTTTGGCACCCGTGGTGCTCGTAATCCAGGAGGCCATGGAGGCAACCGAGGTTTTGGTGGTAATAAGG GTGGCTTTGGAAATTTTGTCAGTGACGGATATGGGGGAAGTTATGGGAACTACGCAGGAAACTACACCCAAGTGGACTGGTGGGGCAACTAA
- the ddx3xa gene encoding DEAD-box helicase 3 X-linked a isoform X4: protein MSHVAVDGLDQQLSALDLNSADGQGGGTGRRYIPPHLRNKDAGKNAGNAYSSSRQSSYTVPPVLSYSPGWDGGHNNCFVNGYHDNRMNGAGNFNRGPPRSDRGVRGSFRGNRGGGTFNQPMHNTTYSSFENKDGGWNTGLNRDAYSSFGGRSDRGKSTFLNDRGTGSRGRFERGGFSAGGGIGNSRWVEEPRDEEDWSKPTPPNERLEHELFSGSNTGINFEKYDDIPVEATGSNCPGPIDNFHDLDMGEIIMGNITLSRYTRPTPVQKHAIPIIKAKRDLMACAQTGSGKTAAFLLPVLSQIFTDGPGEALQASKTSGQENGKYGRRKQYPISLVLAPTRELALQIYDEARKFAYRSRVRPCVVYGGADIGQQIRELERGCHLLVATPGRLVDMMERGKIGLDYCNYLVLDEADRMLDMGFEPQIRRIVEQDTMPPKGARQTMMFSATFPKEIQILARDFLEEYVFLAVGRVGSTSENITQKVVWVEESDKRSFLLDLLNATGKDSLTLVFVETKKGADALEDFLYREGYACTSIHGDRSQRDREDALHQFRSGRCPIMVATAVAARGLDISNVKHVINFDLPSDIEEYVHRIGRTGRVGNLGLATSFYNDKNSNITKDLLDILVEAKQEVPSWLESLAFEHQHKNSTRGRSKRFSGGFGARDYRQMAGSGSSFGTRGARNPGGHGGNRGFGGNKGGFGNFVSDGYGGSYGNYAGNYTQVDWWGN, encoded by the exons ACTCTCCTGGATGGGACGGTGGTCATAACAACTGCTTTGTTAATGGATACCATGACAATCGCATGAATGGGGCCGGAAACTTTAATCGTGGTCCCCCTCGCAGTGACAGAGGTGTCCGCGGCAGCTTCCGTGGAAATAGGGGTGGTGGTACCTTCAACCAACCCATGCATAACACAA CCTACAGTAGCTTTGAAAACAAAGATGGAGGCTGGAACACAGGCTTGAACAGGGATGCGTACTCCAGCTTTGGTGGACGTTCCGACAGAGGGAAGTCTACTTTCTTAAATGATAGGGGGACAGGCTCAAGAGGAAG GTTTGAGCGTGGGGGCTTTAGCGCTGGAGGTGGAATAGGAAACAGTCGGTGGGTAGAAGAGCCCAGAGATGAAGAGGACTGGTCAAAGCCTACCCCACCCAACGAGCGTCTGGAACA CGAGCTGTTCTCTGGAAGTAACACAGGGATTAACTTTGAGAAGTATGACGACATTCCTGTGGAGGCCACTGGCAGCAACTGCCCTGGCCCTATTGATAAT TTCCATGATCTCGACATGGGGGAAATCATAATGGGTAACATAACTCTGAGCCGCTACACCCGTCCCACCCCTGTGCAGAAGCATGCCATTCCCATCATCAAGGCCAAGAGGGACCTGATGGCCTGTGCTCAGACAG GCTCTGGGAAGACTGCAGCATTTCTGCTCCCGGTGTTGAGTCAGATCTTTACCGATGGACCAGGAGAGGCCTTGCAAGCTTCTAAAACCAGTGGCCAG GAGAATGGAAAATATGGCCGCCGTAAGCAGTATCCCATCTCCTTGGTCCTGGCTCCAACCAGAGAACTTGCTCTACAGATCTACGACGAAGCCAGGAAG TTCGCATACCGCTCCAGAGTGCGCCCCTGCGTAGTGTATGGAGGGGCTGACATTGGCCAGCAGATCCGGGAACTGGAGAGGGGCTGTCACCTATTGGTGGCCACACCAGGACGTCTGGTAGACATGATGGAGCGTGGCAAGATCGGCCTGGATTATTGCAA TTACCTGGTTTTAGACGAAGCTGACCGAATGCTGGACATGGGTTTTGAACCACAAATCAGGCGTATCGTGGAGCAGGACACTATGCCACCCAAAGGCGCACGTCAAACCATGATGTTCAGTGCCACCTTTCCCAAGGAGATTCAG ATCTTGGCCCGTGACTTCCTGGAGGAGTATGTCTTCTTGGCTGTGGGCCGTGTAGGCTCCACCTCAGAGAACATTACCCAGAAGGTGGTCTGGGTTGAAGAGAGTGACAAACGCTCATTCCTGCTGGATCTGCTGAATGCCACAG GAAAAGATTCCCTCACACTGGTGTTTGTGGAGACTAAGAAGGGTGCAGATGCCCTGGAAGACTTCCTGTATCGTGAGGGCTATGCTTGTACCAGCATCCACGGTGACCGCTCTCAGAGGGATCGGGAGGATGCGCTTCACCAGTTCCGCTCGGGCCGTTGCCCCATTATGGTCGCCACAGCA GTGGCTGCCCGTGGTCTGGATATCAGCAACGTGAAGCACGTCATCAACTTTGACCTGCCCAGTGACATTGAGGAGTACGTCCATCGCATTGGACGCACAGGACGTGTGGGAAACCTTG GTTTGGCCACCTCTTTCTACAATGACAAGAACAGCAACATCACCAAGGACCTGCTGGACATCTTGGTGGAGGCAAAACAGGAGGTTCCTTCCTGGCTGGAGAGCTTGGCCTTTGAGCACCAGCACAAGAACAGCACACGAGGCCGCTCCAAGAG GTTCTCTGGAGGTTTTGGAGCCAGAGATTACCGTCAGATGGCTGGAAGTGGCAGCAGCTTTGGCACCCGTGGTGCTCGTAATCCAGGAGGCCATGGAGGCAACCGAGGTTTTGGTGGTAATAAGG GTGGCTTTGGAAATTTTGTCAGTGACGGATATGGGGGAAGTTATGGGAACTACGCAGGAAACTACACCCAAGTGGACTGGTGGGGCAACTAA
- the ddx3xa gene encoding DEAD-box helicase 3 X-linked a isoform X6 — MSHVAVDGLDQQLSALDLNSADGQGGGTGRRYIPPHLRNKDAGKNDSPGWDGGHNNCFVNGYHDNRMNGAGNFNRGPPRSDRGVRGSFRGNRGGGTFNQPMHNTTYSSFENKDGGWNTGLNRDAYSSFGGRSDRGKSTFLNDRGTGSRGRFERGGFSAGGGIGNSRWVEEPRDEEDWSKPTPPNERLEHELFSGSNTGINFEKYDDIPVEATGSNCPGPIDNFHDLDMGEIIMGNITLSRYTRPTPVQKHAIPIIKAKRDLMACAQTGSGKTAAFLLPVLSQIFTDGPGEALQASKTSGQENGKYGRRKQYPISLVLAPTRELALQIYDEARKFAYRSRVRPCVVYGGADIGQQIRELERGCHLLVATPGRLVDMMERGKIGLDYCNYLVLDEADRMLDMGFEPQIRRIVEQDTMPPKGARQTMMFSATFPKEIQILARDFLEEYVFLAVGRVGSTSENITQKVVWVEESDKRSFLLDLLNATGKDSLTLVFVETKKGADALEDFLYREGYACTSIHGDRSQRDREDALHQFRSGRCPIMVATAVAARGLDISNVKHVINFDLPSDIEEYVHRIGRTGRVGNLGLATSFYNDKNSNITKDLLDILVEAKQEVPSWLESLAFEHQHKNSTRGRSKRFSGGFGARDYRQMAGSGSSFGTRGARNPGGHGGNRGFGGNKGGFGNFVSDGYGGSYGNYAGNYTQVDWWGN, encoded by the exons ACTCTCCTGGATGGGACGGTGGTCATAACAACTGCTTTGTTAATGGATACCATGACAATCGCATGAATGGGGCCGGAAACTTTAATCGTGGTCCCCCTCGCAGTGACAGAGGTGTCCGCGGCAGCTTCCGTGGAAATAGGGGTGGTGGTACCTTCAACCAACCCATGCATAACACAA CCTACAGTAGCTTTGAAAACAAAGATGGAGGCTGGAACACAGGCTTGAACAGGGATGCGTACTCCAGCTTTGGTGGACGTTCCGACAGAGGGAAGTCTACTTTCTTAAATGATAGGGGGACAGGCTCAAGAGGAAG GTTTGAGCGTGGGGGCTTTAGCGCTGGAGGTGGAATAGGAAACAGTCGGTGGGTAGAAGAGCCCAGAGATGAAGAGGACTGGTCAAAGCCTACCCCACCCAACGAGCGTCTGGAACA CGAGCTGTTCTCTGGAAGTAACACAGGGATTAACTTTGAGAAGTATGACGACATTCCTGTGGAGGCCACTGGCAGCAACTGCCCTGGCCCTATTGATAAT TTCCATGATCTCGACATGGGGGAAATCATAATGGGTAACATAACTCTGAGCCGCTACACCCGTCCCACCCCTGTGCAGAAGCATGCCATTCCCATCATCAAGGCCAAGAGGGACCTGATGGCCTGTGCTCAGACAG GCTCTGGGAAGACTGCAGCATTTCTGCTCCCGGTGTTGAGTCAGATCTTTACCGATGGACCAGGAGAGGCCTTGCAAGCTTCTAAAACCAGTGGCCAG GAGAATGGAAAATATGGCCGCCGTAAGCAGTATCCCATCTCCTTGGTCCTGGCTCCAACCAGAGAACTTGCTCTACAGATCTACGACGAAGCCAGGAAG TTCGCATACCGCTCCAGAGTGCGCCCCTGCGTAGTGTATGGAGGGGCTGACATTGGCCAGCAGATCCGGGAACTGGAGAGGGGCTGTCACCTATTGGTGGCCACACCAGGACGTCTGGTAGACATGATGGAGCGTGGCAAGATCGGCCTGGATTATTGCAA TTACCTGGTTTTAGACGAAGCTGACCGAATGCTGGACATGGGTTTTGAACCACAAATCAGGCGTATCGTGGAGCAGGACACTATGCCACCCAAAGGCGCACGTCAAACCATGATGTTCAGTGCCACCTTTCCCAAGGAGATTCAG ATCTTGGCCCGTGACTTCCTGGAGGAGTATGTCTTCTTGGCTGTGGGCCGTGTAGGCTCCACCTCAGAGAACATTACCCAGAAGGTGGTCTGGGTTGAAGAGAGTGACAAACGCTCATTCCTGCTGGATCTGCTGAATGCCACAG GAAAAGATTCCCTCACACTGGTGTTTGTGGAGACTAAGAAGGGTGCAGATGCCCTGGAAGACTTCCTGTATCGTGAGGGCTATGCTTGTACCAGCATCCACGGTGACCGCTCTCAGAGGGATCGGGAGGATGCGCTTCACCAGTTCCGCTCGGGCCGTTGCCCCATTATGGTCGCCACAGCA GTGGCTGCCCGTGGTCTGGATATCAGCAACGTGAAGCACGTCATCAACTTTGACCTGCCCAGTGACATTGAGGAGTACGTCCATCGCATTGGACGCACAGGACGTGTGGGAAACCTTG GTTTGGCCACCTCTTTCTACAATGACAAGAACAGCAACATCACCAAGGACCTGCTGGACATCTTGGTGGAGGCAAAACAGGAGGTTCCTTCCTGGCTGGAGAGCTTGGCCTTTGAGCACCAGCACAAGAACAGCACACGAGGCCGCTCCAAGAG GTTCTCTGGAGGTTTTGGAGCCAGAGATTACCGTCAGATGGCTGGAAGTGGCAGCAGCTTTGGCACCCGTGGTGCTCGTAATCCAGGAGGCCATGGAGGCAACCGAGGTTTTGGTGGTAATAAGG GTGGCTTTGGAAATTTTGTCAGTGACGGATATGGGGGAAGTTATGGGAACTACGCAGGAAACTACACCCAAGTGGACTGGTGGGGCAACTAA
- the nyx gene encoding nyctalopin has translation MVLPHGMTLWACSSSCPPSCMCTQEKSCTVLCDRVNMAELPREFPCDASTINLEKNSLKFLSERAFGTLPVLKSLFLDHNNISFITPGAFRGLPNLLELTMAHNEYIRYLHTRTFTSLKRLLRLDLSGCNLFNLPDRIFLEQTSLRELFCFQNNFRRIPSAIRGMENLTHVYLERNKIEAVAYNTLLGLCNLKYLNLQENRISVIHDEAFKDLRQLQNLYLNDNLLVDLPRRSFKGLCNLKMLNLGGNLLTNISNTWFGDLVELEVLYLDRNWLSFIDKGAFENLTSLMTLHLNSNKLTSLPFSIFQPIYFIGHLYLFRNPWECSCELAWLKKWMENYKLVRDIPCASPPSVAGLDLSKVLYAHVNGTCIDPAEFNLTTAVPDYSTMQRKFNSLISTLMNQEFREVERNFTEGQRNGTVLEPAEGQVSAAHRPSSVGLVLLLLLPHIQA, from the coding sequence ATGGTCCTACCTCATGGCATGACTCTCTGGGCCTGCTCTAGTTCCTGTCCCCCCAGCTGCATGTGCACTCAGGAGAAGAGCTGCACTGTGCTCTGTGACCGTGTCAACATGGCTGAGCTGCCCAGAGAGTTCCCCTGCGATGCCTCCACCATCAACCTGGAGAAGAACAGCCTCAAATTTCTGTCAGAACGAGCTTTTGGAACACTTCCCGTGCTTAAGTCCCTCTTCCTGGATCACAATAACATCTCCTTCATCACACCAGGAGCTTTCAGAGGGCTTCCCAACCTGCTGGAGCTCACGATGGCCCACAACGAGTACATCCGCTATCTTCACACACGGACCTTCACCTCCCTCAAACGCCTTTTGCGCTTGGACCTTTCTGGCTGTAACCTCTTCAACTTGCCTGACCGCATCTTCCTGGAACAGACCTCCCTCAGAGAGCTATTCTGCTTCCAGAACAATTTCAGACGCATCCCAAGCGCTATACGAGGAATGGAGAACCTGACGCATGTTTACTTGGAGCGCAATAAGATCGAAGCCGTAGCCTACAACACTCTGCTCGGACTATGCAACCTCAAGTATCTGAACCTACAGGAGAATCGTATCAGTGTCATCCATGATGAAGCCTTTAAGGACCTAAGACAACTACAGAACCTTTACCTTAATGACAATCTGTTGGTTGACTTGCCAAGGAGATCTTTCAAAGGCCTCTGCAATCTAAAGATGTTAAATCTGGGTGGTAACCTTCTAACCAATATCTCCAACACCTGGTTTGGGGACCTGGTGGAACTGGAGGTACTCTACTTGGACCGGAACTGGCTGTCATTTATTGACAAGGGTGCCTTTGAGAATCTGACCAGCCTCATGACACTGCATCTCAACAGCAACAAACTGACGTCTCTGCCTTTCTCCATCTTCCAGCCCATCTACTTCATCGGGCATCTTTATTTGTTCCGCAATCCCTGGGAGTGCAGCTGTGAGCTGGCATGGCTGAAGAAGTGGATGGAGAACTATAAGCTGGTGAGGGATATCCCATGTGCTTCCCCTCCTTCAGTAGCTGGTCTGGATCTGAGCAAGGTGCTGTATGCACATGTGAACGGAACTTGCATTGACCCAGCAGAGTTTAACCTAACCACAGCTGTTCCAGATTACAGCACAATGCAGCGCAAGTTCAACAGCCTGATCTCCACACTGATGAATCAGGAATTCAGGGAGGTGGAGAGGAACTTTACTGAAGGCCAGAGGAACGGGACAGTGCTGGAACCAGCAGAAGGTCAGGTCTCAGCTGCTCACAGGCCTTCTAGTGTTGGTTTAGTCCTGCTATTACTGCTGCCCCACATCCAAGCTTAG